From one Streptomyces chromofuscus genomic stretch:
- a CDS encoding acyl-CoA thioesterase: MTNPAERLVDLLDLEQIEVNIFRGRSPQESLQRVFGGQVAGQALVAAGRTTEGDRPVHSLHAYFLRPGRPGVPIVYQVERVRDGRSFTTRRVTAVQQGRTIFNLTASFHKPEEGSFEHQLPPAREVPDPESLPTVVEEIREHLGALPEQLERMARRQPFDIRYVDRLRWTPEDIKGAEPRSAVWMRAVGPLGDDPLVHTCALTYASDMTLLDAVRIPVEPLWGPRGFDMASLDHAMWFHRPFRADEWFLYDQESPIATGGRGLARGRIYDLEGRLLVSVVQEGLFRAL; this comes from the coding sequence ATGACAAACCCGGCCGAGAGACTCGTCGACCTGCTCGACCTGGAGCAGATCGAGGTCAACATCTTCCGAGGCCGCAGTCCCCAGGAGTCGCTGCAGCGCGTCTTCGGCGGCCAGGTCGCCGGGCAGGCACTGGTCGCAGCCGGGCGCACCACGGAGGGCGATCGCCCGGTGCACTCCCTGCACGCGTACTTCCTGCGCCCCGGCCGGCCGGGTGTGCCGATCGTGTACCAGGTCGAACGGGTCCGGGACGGGCGGTCGTTCACGACCCGCCGGGTCACGGCCGTGCAGCAGGGCCGCACGATCTTCAATCTCACCGCCTCCTTTCACAAGCCTGAGGAAGGGAGCTTCGAGCACCAGCTGCCGCCGGCGCGCGAGGTGCCGGACCCCGAGTCCCTGCCGACGGTCGTAGAGGAGATCCGGGAGCATCTGGGCGCGCTGCCCGAGCAGTTGGAGCGGATGGCACGCCGCCAGCCGTTCGACATCCGGTATGTGGACCGGCTGCGCTGGACGCCCGAGGACATCAAGGGCGCCGAGCCGCGCAGCGCCGTGTGGATGCGCGCGGTCGGACCGCTCGGTGACGACCCGCTGGTGCACACCTGCGCGCTGACGTACGCGAGTGACATGACCCTGCTGGACGCCGTGCGGATTCCGGTGGAGCCGCTGTGGGGCCCGCGCGGCTTCGACATGGCGTCGCTGGATCACGCGATGTGGTTCCACCGGCCGTTCCGCGCGGACGAGTGGTTCCTGTACGACCAGGAGTCCCCGATCGCGACCGGCGGGCGAGGGCTCGCCCGTGGGCGGATCTACGACCTGGAGGGCCGATTGCTGGTGTCGGTCGTCCAGGAAGGACTCTTCCGGGCGCTGTAG
- a CDS encoding GTP-binding protein produces the protein MVFETSDATEGETAALALKILVAGGFGVGKTTLVGAVSEIRPLRTEELLSEAGQLVDDTDGVDHKVTTTVAMDFGRITIRSGLSLYLFGTPGQDRFWFLWDELSQGALGAVVLADTRRLEDCFPAVDYFEHRHIPFVVAVNCFAGARTYGAQDVCRALDLDRGTPVVLCDARDRDSGKEVLIRLVEYAGRVHTARLLDSVS, from the coding sequence ATGGTCTTTGAGACGTCCGACGCCACCGAGGGCGAGACCGCCGCCCTGGCGTTGAAGATACTGGTCGCCGGCGGATTCGGCGTGGGCAAGACCACCCTGGTGGGAGCGGTCAGCGAGATCAGGCCGCTGCGCACCGAGGAACTGCTGAGCGAGGCCGGCCAGTTGGTCGACGACACCGACGGCGTCGACCACAAGGTCACCACGACGGTCGCCATGGACTTCGGCCGCATCACCATCCGCTCCGGCCTCTCCCTCTACCTGTTCGGTACGCCGGGACAGGACCGCTTCTGGTTCCTGTGGGACGAGCTGTCGCAGGGAGCTCTGGGGGCGGTGGTCCTGGCCGACACCCGGCGCCTGGAGGACTGCTTCCCCGCGGTGGACTACTTCGAGCACCGGCACATCCCCTTCGTCGTGGCCGTCAACTGCTTTGCCGGCGCCCGCACCTACGGAGCCCAGGACGTCTGCCGCGCGTTGGACCTCGACCGGGGAACGCCGGTCGTGCTCTGCGACGCGCGCGACCGTGACTCGGGCAAGGAGGTGCTGATCCGGCTCGTGGAGTACGCCGGACGGGTGCACACCGCCCGGCTGCTCGACTCCGTGAGCTGA
- a CDS encoding DUF742 domain-containing protein has translation MTEDIKGSPHERGSQWYDGEAGPLVRPYAMTGGRTKPGPTGVRFDLIALVTLDPGAPHLDDDPALGPEHRALIDLCRIETQSVAELAAGADLPVGVVRVLLGDLLELGRVTVSRPVPPTQLPDERILREVIDGLRAL, from the coding sequence ATGACCGAGGACATCAAGGGCAGCCCCCACGAGCGGGGCAGCCAGTGGTACGACGGCGAGGCCGGCCCGCTCGTCCGGCCGTACGCCATGACGGGCGGACGCACCAAACCCGGCCCGACCGGGGTGCGCTTCGACCTCATCGCCCTGGTCACCCTCGATCCGGGCGCTCCGCACCTCGACGACGACCCCGCGCTGGGCCCGGAACACCGGGCGCTGATCGACCTGTGCCGCATCGAGACCCAGTCGGTCGCCGAACTCGCCGCGGGCGCCGACCTGCCCGTCGGTGTGGTCCGGGTGCTCCTGGGTGACCTCCTGGAACTCGGCCGGGTCACCGTCAGCCGTCCGGTACCGCCCACGCAGCTGCCCGACGAGCGGATCCTGCGCGAGGTCATCGACGGACTGCGGGCGCTGTAG
- a CDS encoding roadblock/LC7 domain-containing protein, which translates to MAHKGLGWLLDDLTERVEHVRHALVLSNDGLVTGASTGLRREDAEHLAAVASGLHSLAKGSGRHFGAGQVRQTMVEFDDAVLFVTAAGSGSCLCVLSAAEADIGQIAYEMALLVNRVGEHLGVDARQPERFPTTEL; encoded by the coding sequence ATGGCGCACAAGGGACTGGGCTGGCTACTGGACGACCTGACCGAGCGCGTGGAACACGTGCGGCACGCACTGGTCCTTTCCAACGACGGACTGGTGACCGGGGCGAGCACGGGGCTGCGGCGCGAGGATGCCGAGCACCTCGCCGCCGTCGCTTCCGGACTGCACAGCCTGGCCAAGGGATCGGGACGCCACTTCGGCGCCGGACAGGTGCGTCAGACGATGGTGGAGTTCGACGACGCGGTGCTGTTCGTGACGGCCGCCGGCAGCGGCAGTTGCCTGTGCGTCCTCAGCGCTGCGGAAGCCGACATCGGCCAGATCGCCTACGAGATGGCCCTGCTCGTGAACCGGGTCGGCGAGCACCTCGGCGTGGACGCCCGACAGCCCGAGCGGTTCCCGACCACAGAGCTCTGA
- a CDS encoding roadblock/LC7 domain-containing protein → MIQDPSMRAAQRSGELDWLLDDLVLRVHEVRHAVVLSNDGLAVGASSDLRREDAEHLAAVASGFHSLAKGAGRHFGAGGVRQTMVEMDDAFLFVAAAGDGSCLAVLTAVTADIGLVAYEMARLVKRVGEHLYTAPRTSSRPPAAG, encoded by the coding sequence ATGATCCAGGACCCCAGCATGAGAGCCGCCCAGCGGTCCGGTGAACTCGACTGGCTGCTGGACGACTTGGTGCTGCGCGTGCACGAGGTACGGCACGCCGTGGTGCTCTCCAACGACGGACTCGCCGTGGGCGCGTCCAGCGACCTCCGCCGCGAGGACGCCGAACACCTCGCCGCCGTCGCCTCCGGCTTCCACAGCCTGGCCAAGGGGGCGGGCCGGCACTTCGGCGCGGGCGGCGTGCGGCAGACCATGGTGGAGATGGACGACGCCTTCCTGTTCGTGGCCGCCGCGGGCGACGGCTCCTGCCTGGCCGTCCTCACCGCCGTCACGGCCGACATAGGCCTGGTGGCGTACGAGATGGCCCGGCTGGTCAAGCGCGTCGGCGAGCACCTCTACACGGCGCCGCGCACAAGCTCGCGGCCACCCGCCGCCGGATGA
- a CDS encoding DUF6397 family protein has protein sequence MSGNTVVRPDSLTCTPSRAARELGLKRREFDLAVNLGRIRTVPDDGGGGLRVEWTEIERLRAEDGFPEALLDRVRSVSTSEAAGIMVVSGDRFTRLARLGLVVPVAFYYNRYRTLVWLYLAEELRQFAADEKNAPLLKKRSLPEGLRRQLAGGLDRRARNWRGRHLGFLLRRADDPWERAGALAALLDPVQIADIVRDPYERAHVNRFRPGPPTHSAPGSPTAQLAERIMTADDPDEISWLRADLAQALDEARAHRPVPRPAPRAERRAQPGHAHTAEHRPAPRAHHGVEHGRARGTGHRSAPCPTPAAVAARENGADHAPHAPRPDPQAHKQGRPRGLLGWLRRTGPSARLSPSYSARKSPSWTTDTSNRPSRS, from the coding sequence ATGTCAGGCAACACCGTCGTCCGACCCGACAGCCTCACGTGCACGCCGAGCCGCGCCGCACGCGAACTGGGTTTGAAGCGACGCGAGTTCGATCTCGCGGTGAACCTCGGACGCATCCGCACGGTGCCCGACGACGGCGGCGGAGGGCTCCGCGTCGAGTGGACCGAGATCGAACGGTTGCGCGCGGAGGACGGCTTCCCCGAAGCGCTCCTCGACCGGGTGCGCAGCGTGAGCACGAGCGAGGCCGCGGGCATCATGGTCGTGTCGGGTGACCGATTCACGCGCCTGGCCCGCCTCGGGCTGGTGGTGCCGGTCGCGTTCTACTACAACCGCTACCGGACACTGGTGTGGCTCTACCTGGCCGAGGAGTTGCGCCAGTTCGCGGCCGACGAGAAGAACGCGCCACTGCTCAAGAAGCGTTCCCTGCCCGAGGGCCTGCGGCGTCAGCTGGCGGGCGGGCTGGACCGGCGTGCCCGCAACTGGCGGGGACGGCACCTGGGGTTCCTGCTCCGCCGGGCCGACGATCCTTGGGAGCGTGCCGGTGCCCTGGCCGCGCTGCTGGATCCCGTCCAGATCGCGGACATCGTGAGGGACCCCTACGAGCGTGCCCATGTGAACCGGTTCCGTCCGGGGCCGCCCACGCACAGCGCGCCCGGCTCGCCGACGGCGCAGCTCGCCGAGCGGATCATGACGGCCGACGATCCGGACGAGATCAGTTGGCTCAGGGCCGACCTCGCCCAGGCACTGGACGAGGCTCGCGCGCACCGCCCCGTGCCCCGTCCGGCACCTCGCGCGGAACGCCGCGCCCAACCCGGTCACGCGCACACCGCCGAGCACCGGCCTGCCCCGCGCGCTCACCACGGGGTCGAACACGGTCGAGCACGCGGGACCGGGCACCGGTCCGCGCCGTGTCCCACGCCCGCCGCCGTGGCCGCGCGGGAGAACGGCGCGGACCATGCGCCGCACGCTCCACGACCCGACCCACAGGCCCACAAGCAGGGGCGCCCCCGCGGCCTGCTGGGCTGGCTGCGCCGCACAGGCCCGTCCGCGCGGCTGAGCCCCTCCTACAGCGCCCGGAAGAGTCCTTCCTGGACGACCGACACCAGCAATCGGCCCTCCAGGTCGTAG
- a CDS encoding PPOX class F420-dependent oxidoreductase, producing the protein MAQKMTDTEWRAFVSQGTRTGKLSTVRADGSPHVAPIWFLLDGDEVVFNTSKESVKGRNLARDGRVALCVDDDRPPFDFVVLQGRARLSEDLGELRSWATRIAARYMGEERAEEFGARNGVPGELVVRVTIDKVLAQKAVAG; encoded by the coding sequence ATGGCACAGAAGATGACCGACACGGAATGGCGGGCGTTCGTGTCCCAGGGCACCCGCACCGGAAAGCTGTCGACCGTCAGGGCTGACGGCAGCCCGCATGTGGCGCCGATCTGGTTCCTGCTCGACGGCGACGAGGTGGTGTTCAACACCTCCAAGGAAAGCGTGAAGGGGCGCAATCTGGCCCGGGACGGGCGGGTGGCCCTCTGTGTGGACGACGACCGTCCGCCGTTCGACTTCGTCGTGCTGCAGGGGCGGGCCCGGCTTTCGGAGGATCTCGGCGAACTCCGGTCGTGGGCCACCCGTATCGCCGCGCGGTACATGGGTGAGGAGCGTGCCGAGGAGTTCGGGGCGCGCAACGGCGTGCCGGGAGAGCTCGTGGTCCGGGTCACGATCGACAAGGTCCTGGCGCAGAAGGCCGTCGCGGGCTGA